TCCGCTGCACCTTGGAATCACCGAAAGCGGCACGCTCTTCGCCGGCACCGTCAAGAGTGCTGCAGGCCTCGGCGCAATCATTTCAAAAGGCATCGGCAATACGCTGAGAATCTCACTCTCTGCCGATCCGGTCGAAGAAGTGAAGGTCGCAAAGGAACTGCTGAAAAGTTACGGGCTCGCAAGCAATGCGGCGACACTCATCGCATGTCCGACTTGTGGACGTATTGAAATCGACCTGATTGCGATAGCGAATGAAGTCGAGGAATATATTTCCACAATCAAGGCACCGCTAAAAGTTGCAGTGCTCGGCTGTGCCGTGAATGGTCCGGGTGAAGCACGCGAAGCGGATATCGGCATCGCCGGTGCCCGTGGAGAAGGCCTCCTGTTCATGCATGGCAAGACGGTACGTAAAGTGCCTGAAGAAACGATGGTCGATGAACTGAAGAAGGAAATCGACATACTCGCTGAAGAGCACTACGAGAAGGAACGCAGGGAAAAAGAAGAAGCAGCCAACAAATAATATGGAGAAGCCCCCCGCAGCCGATTTGGCTGCGGGGGGCTTCATTTCTGCCGTCTTCAGTTTGTCTGCTGAATTTTAAAGGCCTGCACGGTCTGGATGAACTTGTCCATGGTCCGTGTCAGATAGGCATCCTTGTTCCATATGAAGTCCGTTGAGATATCACTGTACGCTTCTGGTATATCATGCGCATGGACCTCCCCCGATTGGATGAGCGGCTGTACGGTGGATTTTGGAACAAGGCTGATGCCAAACCCGGAACGTATACTCCCGATGATCGTCTCAAGGGTGCCGAATTCCATGATTTTAGCGTGCATCACCCCTTCATCCATGAGCCACCTCTCCAGATTCTCCCGATAGCTGCACCCCTTTTTGAAGACGAGCATCGGCTGATTCTTCAGTTCGTCCAGACTGATTTCCGGCGAACTCGATACCAGGGTGAGTGTCTCACGGAAGATTTCTATCCTGTTCACTTTTGGATTCGGCTCAAAATTCGCGACGAATGCACCATCCAGGTGTCTGTCCAGTATTTGGGCAGTTATATTGGCCGTCACATCAGAAGTGAGGGCTAATGTTGTCCCGGGATAGGTACGCTGGAACATGGAAAGGATGTCCGGCAGTTTGACGATGGTTTCCACCGTACCGATGTTCAGGCTGCCGGTGGGGCTGTCGATATCCTTGAAATCCTTTTCCATGTCGTCGATGAGGCCCAGTATCTGCCGCGCATAGCCCTCCAGTTTCCTCCCTTCCGACGTGAGTGTCGCCCCCCTGCTGTGGCGCAGGAAAAGCTGTGTGTCCAGTTCCGTCTCCAAAGCCTTGATCCGTGCCGTTACATGGGACTGGACGAAATTCAATCCCTTTGCCCCTTTGCTGATGCTGCCTGCTTCCGCCACGCTCTGGAAAATGCGCAGATCTTTGATTTCCATTCTGGCCCTCCCCCATCATGAATGATTCGATCAATTTCCAATCATTATACATGAGGTTTCAGGCAGTATACAACGAATTTGAAAAGTCCCGATATAAAATGCTTGAACCTGTCTATTTCAGAGTTTTTCCATGCTCTGCTGCTGGATGGCGGGACGTGTCGCAGAAAATAGTGAAATGTCGAGTTTGGTACTTCCTTCAGTGACAAGGTCGCCTAGAATCTCACCGACGACGCTCGAAAATTTATAGCCATGCCCGGAGAAACCGGCTGCGATGGCCACATGTGGATGTTCAGGATGCTTGTCGATGATGAAGTGCTCATCCGGTGTATTTGTGAATATGCATACCTTTCCGACATTTAGCCTGCCGTTCGCCTGCTCCATCTGGGCACCCAGGAAGCGTCTCAGATCCCCTTCGTCCTTATCGTAGACACCGAATTCCCTGTTCATATATTCGGGTGCCATATCCTCTCCATTGTCATACCGTCCAACCTTCAGCCCAGCCCCATCAATGCATGGGAACCCATAATATACACTGTCCGTCAGGTCGGCGAAGAAGCCTGGAAAGTTATCCGATCTGTAAAGGTCATCATCCGAATTGAACCAGGCGATCACCCGGCGGCTTGGTGTAAGCTTGAGATTCAGACCGAGGTCATCCAGTATCCGCTTGTTCCATGCACCCCCGCTGATGATGAGTTTGTCTGAAGTGTAGGATGCATCATGCGTCGAAACTCTGGCGGAGTCTTCATGCACTTCTATTTCCTGTACCGGTGCATTCACCTTGAGCTCGGCACCATTCTCCAGAGCAATCCTGCGGAAAGTCCGGATGCTGTTTTCGCTGAACAGTACCCCCGCATCCGGCTCATAGCATCCAACATGATCATCATCGATCGAGATGCCGGCCCAACGCTGATTGATCTCATCGGCGGACAGGGTTTCGATATTCAAATCGTATGCCCGTCCCCCTTCAATCGCCCTGCCTACAAAATCCGACTGCGGCGGTCCATATGTCAGTACTCCCGTCTTTCTGAAAATCGTTTCCGATGTTTTTGTCTGAAGATCATCCCATAGCTCCTGTGCACGCATCGCGAGCGGCACATAATCAAGACCCTCACCGCAGGCATGCCGGATGAGCCGGGTATCCCCACTATGGCTCCCGTTTGAATGCGGCGGATCGAAGGCATCGATCATGAGTGTCCGGACCCCCTTTTTAGCCAAGTAGTACCCTGCGGCCATCCCCATGGACCCTGCACCAACGATGATCACTTCATAATGGTTCTCCATACTATCTCTCCCCTTCAGGTAAAGCAGCCCATCCCCGGGTTGCTCCCATCTATTTGTATTCATCATACTGCCGGAACCGGCAAGTGTAAAATGACTGGTTGAGATATGTTCCATCACGATTCAAGATGACGGCAAAAACCGGAACCTTCGATGAGGTTCCGGTGCAACTAGACCATATCGTGCTTTGTTATATTCCTCTGATTCATTGCGTAACTGATGATGAAGAGTACCATACCTGCGACAAGCGTATAGAAGGGAAGATGATAAAGATAAAAATCCATTCCGGGCAGTTCCCGGTCAAGCTGGTTGACATTGACCAGCGGCATGAAATGGAACAGATAGGCCATCAGCATCGGCACACCATAGATGACGTATCCAGTGGTAAGAAAACGCAGCCAGTGTTTGCCGAACCCGAGATAGTAGAGGCTCATTACTATCAAGCTCATACCAATCAGCATCACAAAGCCATATAGATAGTATGTTTCCTGGATAATCGTCATGTAGCTGCCGAATATGGCGGCAGTCAAAGCCAGCATCACCATATAGTAGATATAATCTCCCTTTATGATGTTCCTCTTGGTGTTGGGCAGCGTGAAAAAGAAGTAGTGGTTGGCATCCGACTTCAGCATATAGTGTATGTTCAGGTACGTTGAAGTCGTATAGACCACGGCGATACCATTTATTATATTTATGAAGGGCATCAGGCTTCCTCTGTAATCAGAAAACGATAATGCTGTGAGGAGGTTCATGAGAATCGTAAAGATTCCCAGGTACCATATCCATTTTGATTGGAATAGATTCAGGTAGAGCTGTTTACCCATTGATCGTCTCTCCCTTCTCCCTTTTTATGAAGTACATCATTTCGTCCATCGTCAGATCTTCAATCAATACCTTCTCCCCATATAATTCCTTAAGTGCCTGAGGTTCTTTCGTCATCGCTTCAAATCCGAGTGCATTTGTGGCTGTACCGATCAGCAGTCCACCTGCATCAGCCGCAATCTGTCTATCTCCTTTTACTTTCCTGTAGGACTCGAAGAGCACATCCTTGTCCATGTCGAAAAGCACTTCCCCGTCATCGATCATTACGACGTAGTCGGCAATCTTCTCGAGATCCGTCGTGATATGTGTACTGAAGAGTATCGTGATATCTTCGTCCATCATGAGTGTCTGCAGTATATCCAGCAGTTCCATCCTGAAAGTCGGGTCAAGGTTCGACGTTGGCTCGTCCAGAATCAGCAGTTCGGCTTCATGGCTTAAGGCAATCGCAATTGACAATTTCACCTTTTCTCCTGTAGACAGGAATTTGACTTTGCTTGTGGCATCCACATTGAACCTTTCCAGATATGCAAAGAATGTATCAGCATGCCAATTGATATAGTAGATATTCA
The sequence above is drawn from the Salinicoccus roseus genome and encodes:
- a CDS encoding LysR family transcriptional regulator, which translates into the protein MEIKDLRIFQSVAEAGSISKGAKGLNFVQSHVTARIKALETELDTQLFLRHSRGATLTSEGRKLEGYARQILGLIDDMEKDFKDIDSPTGSLNIGTVETIVKLPDILSMFQRTYPGTTLALTSDVTANITAQILDRHLDGAFVANFEPNPKVNRIEIFRETLTLVSSSPEISLDELKNQPMLVFKKGCSYRENLERWLMDEGVMHAKIMEFGTLETIIGSIRSGFGISLVPKSTVQPLIQSGEVHAHDIPEAYSDISTDFIWNKDAYLTRTMDKFIQTVQAFKIQQTN
- the solA gene encoding N-methyl-L-tryptophan oxidase, giving the protein MENHYEVIIVGAGSMGMAAGYYLAKKGVRTLMIDAFDPPHSNGSHSGDTRLIRHACGEGLDYVPLAMRAQELWDDLQTKTSETIFRKTGVLTYGPPQSDFVGRAIEGGRAYDLNIETLSADEINQRWAGISIDDDHVGCYEPDAGVLFSENSIRTFRRIALENGAELKVNAPVQEIEVHEDSARVSTHDASYTSDKLIISGGAWNKRILDDLGLNLKLTPSRRVIAWFNSDDDLYRSDNFPGFFADLTDSVYYGFPCIDGAGLKVGRYDNGEDMAPEYMNREFGVYDKDEGDLRRFLGAQMEQANGRLNVGKVCIFTNTPDEHFIIDKHPEHPHVAIAAGFSGHGYKFSSVVGEILGDLVTEGSTKLDISLFSATRPAIQQQSMEKL
- a CDS encoding ABC transporter ATP-binding protein, giving the protein MDAVTVKELDKYMGRFRLKDINLSLRKGYITGLIGENGSGKSTLIHHMLTLKKQDEGRISILDKDPELEREELLNRIGLVFAEDRFPQNLSPKKLNRLLNIYYINWHADTFFAYLERFNVDATSKVKFLSTGEKVKLSIAIALSHEAELLILDEPTSNLDPTFRMELLDILQTLMMDEDITILFSTHITTDLEKIADYVVMIDDGEVLFDMDKDVLFESYRKVKGDRQIAADAGGLLIGTATNALGFEAMTKEPQALKELYGEKVLIEDLTMDEMMYFIKREKGETING